A region of Desulfolithobacter dissulfuricans DNA encodes the following proteins:
- a CDS encoding Nif3-like dinuclear metal center hexameric protein, producing the protein MTATVQHILDILERIAPAELAQSWDNVGLLIGDPGQPVHGIMLALDPTSQVLDQATRLHADLLITHHPLIFHPTKSIRTEQPGGRLISTAIRHNICVIGCHTNLDAASGGVSDILARRLGLEKTRPLDPTSSESAADSCGLGRIGEYPVPLTPDDFIGRLREAIEPPWLLEAGPRPETIRRVAVCGGSCFDYAGKTLDLGADVFVSSELKHATARWAEEAGLWLVDGGHFATEQIVIASLHQALTKELEAAGLELPLHTAAQRSPLARIF; encoded by the coding sequence ATGACGGCAACCGTCCAGCATATTCTTGACATTCTAGAGCGTATAGCCCCGGCAGAGCTGGCCCAGTCATGGGACAATGTCGGTCTCCTGATCGGTGATCCCGGACAACCGGTGCATGGTATCATGCTGGCCCTCGATCCCACCTCCCAGGTGCTGGACCAAGCCACGCGACTCCATGCCGACCTGCTCATCACCCACCACCCCCTGATCTTCCACCCGACCAAATCCATTCGTACCGAACAGCCAGGCGGCCGGCTCATCAGCACAGCCATCCGTCACAACATATGCGTCATAGGCTGTCACACCAATCTCGATGCCGCCAGCGGCGGAGTCAGCGATATCCTGGCCCGAAGACTTGGTCTTGAAAAAACACGACCCCTTGACCCCACGTCCAGTGAAAGCGCGGCCGATTCCTGTGGCCTCGGTCGGATCGGGGAATACCCGGTCCCCCTGACTCCCGATGATTTCATCGGCCGCCTCAGGGAGGCCATTGAGCCACCCTGGTTGCTCGAGGCCGGCCCGCGACCCGAGACTATCCGCAGGGTGGCGGTCTGCGGCGGCTCATGCTTTGACTATGCCGGAAAAACTCTGGACCTGGGGGCCGATGTCTTTGTCAGCTCGGAGCTCAAGCACGCCACGGCCCGCTGGGCCGAGGAGGCCGGACTCTGGCTGGTGGACGGCGGACATTTTGCAACAGAACAGATCGTCATCGCATCGCTCCACCAGGCGCTTACAAAGGAACTTGAGGCGGCCGGCCTGGAACTGCCCCTGCATACGGCAGCCCAGCGCAGTCCGCTTGCACGAATATTTTAA
- a CDS encoding zinc ribbon domain-containing protein, whose protein sequence is MNEEISKLIALQEIDTEIAGFDKQISEKQQEITDRQQSIADKQEQINQCREKVSALEQRQREVKAEHEDAAARIKDRQNKMMQVQTSREHQALLKEIEDAKRLIKESQEQLTLIMEQAEQLENQAAELENLCKGEEELLAEETTKVNNAVKKITTRKKSVAKKREKLAAELSPSLLKRYNLLLSKRHGMAVVATRDGVCQGCFMAIPPQQFNEVRKGDKMSICPTCHRILYFQEEESETADA, encoded by the coding sequence TTGAACGAAGAAATCAGCAAACTCATTGCCCTGCAGGAAATTGACACTGAAATCGCCGGATTTGACAAGCAGATCAGCGAAAAACAGCAGGAAATCACCGACCGGCAGCAGAGTATTGCCGACAAGCAGGAGCAGATAAACCAGTGCCGGGAAAAGGTCAGTGCCCTGGAGCAGCGGCAGCGGGAAGTCAAGGCGGAACACGAGGATGCCGCCGCCAGGATCAAGGACCGGCAGAACAAGATGATGCAGGTCCAGACCAGCCGCGAACACCAGGCCCTGCTCAAGGAAATCGAGGACGCCAAGCGGCTGATCAAGGAAAGCCAGGAACAGCTGACCTTGATCATGGAACAGGCCGAACAGCTGGAAAACCAGGCCGCCGAACTGGAAAATCTGTGCAAGGGTGAAGAGGAACTGCTGGCCGAGGAAACCACCAAGGTCAACAATGCGGTCAAGAAAATCACCACCCGCAAGAAAAGCGTGGCCAAAAAACGGGAAAAACTGGCCGCCGAGCTGAGCCCTTCTCTGCTCAAGCGCTACAACCTGCTGCTCAGCAAACGGCACGGCATGGCTGTGGTCGCCACCCGGGATGGCGTCTGTCAGGGATGCTTCATGGCCATTCCACCCCAGCAGTTCAACGAGGTCCGCAAGGGCGACAAGATGAGCATCTGCCCCACCTGCCACCGGATCCTCTACTTCCAGGAAGAAGAGAGCGAGACCGCGGATGCGTAA
- a CDS encoding ribonuclease HI family protein, translating to MRNRPGNEELLQTLAARLSDTTLSALFPDYRAEAVRAALIGLAEEQKKRSADAVQPSNSFPALETEPPPERHRTPGTCRLYTDGASRGNPGRAGAGIVLLDDSDRELTTRAVYLGTCTNNVAEYRALLIGLQAARDEGCCRVEIFMDSELIVRQLQGRYQVKSAALKPLFTEVRQLLRSFEGWKVHHVPRAQNRRADELANQGIDNHRQLQGA from the coding sequence ATGCGTAACCGACCGGGAAACGAAGAACTGCTGCAGACTCTGGCCGCCAGGCTATCTGACACCACCCTTTCCGCCCTCTTTCCCGACTACCGGGCCGAGGCGGTCCGGGCGGCGTTGATTGGCCTGGCAGAAGAACAGAAGAAGCGGTCCGCGGATGCGGTGCAGCCTTCCAACTCCTTTCCGGCTCTGGAAACAGAGCCTCCCCCGGAACGCCACCGCACCCCGGGCACCTGCCGGCTCTATACCGACGGTGCCTCCCGGGGCAATCCCGGCCGGGCCGGGGCCGGCATTGTCCTGCTTGACGACAGCGACCGTGAGCTGACCACCAGGGCAGTGTACCTGGGCACCTGCACCAACAACGTGGCCGAGTACCGGGCCCTGCTCATAGGTCTGCAGGCAGCCAGGGACGAGGGATGTTGCAGGGTGGAGATCTTTATGGACTCCGAACTCATTGTCCGCCAGCTCCAGGGGCGCTACCAGGTCAAGAGCGCGGCCCTCAAACCGCTCTTTACAGAAGTTCGCCAGCTGCTCCGCTCCTTTGAGGGCTGGAAGGTGCACCATGTGCCAAGGGCGCAGAACCGGAGGGCCGACGAGTTGGCCAACCAGGGCATCGACAACCACCGGCAGCTTCAAGGCGCCTGA
- the ispD gene encoding 2-C-methyl-D-erythritol 4-phosphate cytidylyltransferase, whose amino-acid sequence MSTAGTGKRETSARAGAIIPAAGFGTRMGADRPKQFLELAGAPVLIRTIRIFLDHPAISAVVVALPPSHYQQSLELFTRYLASPLPAKLILTRGGASRQKSVSHGLAALPPQIDTVLVHDGARPLVSDRVIGRCLTGVASHGAVIAAVPAKDTLKEVDPESGRIITTIDRSRVWLAQTPQAMRRELLEQAFRQAAEDGFTGTDEASLLEHGNIPVYVVAGDEQNIKLTRPGDLTLASSLLGESGKQKNRRADRDQEKTMRIGSGFDAHRLVEGRKLILGGVDIPHPLGLLGHSDADVLIHALMDALLGALGEGDIGRHFPDSDKRFRNISSLKLLEQVMSLLEARQMVLVNADLTIICQQPRLAPFLDQMLNNLQTACHCDAINIKATTTEKMGFTGRREGIAAQAVVLLSHKDT is encoded by the coding sequence ATGAGTACCGCAGGTACCGGAAAGAGAGAAACATCGGCCCGGGCCGGGGCCATCATTCCGGCCGCCGGGTTCGGCACCCGGATGGGAGCGGACCGGCCCAAGCAGTTTCTTGAGCTGGCCGGGGCGCCGGTCCTGATCCGCACCATCAGAATTTTCCTGGATCACCCGGCCATCTCCGCCGTGGTGGTCGCCCTTCCCCCTTCCCATTACCAGCAGAGCCTGGAACTGTTCACCAGATATCTTGCCAGTCCGCTGCCGGCAAAGCTCATACTGACCAGGGGCGGGGCCTCCAGGCAGAAATCGGTCTCCCACGGCCTTGCCGCCCTGCCACCACAAATCGACACCGTCCTCGTTCACGACGGGGCCAGGCCACTGGTCAGCGACCGGGTCATCGGCCGCTGCCTGACCGGAGTTGCCAGCCACGGGGCAGTGATCGCCGCAGTTCCGGCCAAGGATACCCTCAAGGAGGTTGATCCGGAGAGTGGCCGGATCATCACAACCATTGACCGGAGCCGGGTCTGGCTGGCCCAGACCCCCCAGGCCATGCGCCGGGAACTGCTCGAACAGGCCTTCCGGCAGGCCGCGGAGGACGGCTTCACCGGCACCGACGAGGCCTCGTTACTTGAACATGGCAACATACCGGTTTATGTTGTGGCCGGAGACGAACAGAATATCAAACTGACCCGGCCCGGCGACCTGACCCTGGCCTCCTCTCTGCTTGGAGAGAGTGGGAAGCAAAAAAACCGGCGAGCTGACCGGGACCAGGAGAAAACAATGCGTATCGGCAGCGGATTTGACGCCCACCGGCTGGTGGAAGGAAGAAAACTTATCCTTGGCGGAGTGGATATACCCCATCCGCTGGGCCTCCTGGGCCATTCCGATGCCGATGTCCTGATCCACGCCCTGATGGATGCCCTCCTCGGGGCCCTGGGAGAGGGCGATATAGGCCGCCATTTTCCCGACAGTGACAAGCGGTTCCGGAACATCAGCAGCCTCAAACTCCTGGAGCAGGTCATGAGCCTGCTCGAGGCGCGGCAGATGGTCCTGGTCAATGCTGATCTCACCATCATCTGCCAGCAGCCCAGGCTGGCCCCTTTTCTTGACCAAATGCTCAACAACCTGCAGACGGCCTGTCACTGCGATGCCATCAACATCAAAGCCACCACCACGGAAAAAATGGGCTTCACCGGCCGGAGGGAAGGCATCGCCGCCCAGGCCGTGGTCCTGCTCAGCCATAAGGATACCTGA
- a CDS encoding M20/M25/M40 family metallo-hydrolase — protein MPASINRQRLANTFVTLCETDSPSRREGRMAALLRDIFTRLGADEIFEDDSGAVTGSECGNLFVRFRGETDQEPIFFNCHMDTVEPGTGVKVVRQGNIFRSEGKTILGSDDKSGIAALIEAVETVREHNLPVGPLELVFTTCEEIGLLGAKALNPDNIRARMGYALDSSGFGRVIIGAPAANRLRIRLRGVAAHAGLHPEMGINAIILAANALAKAPCGRIDRESTVNFGTIRGGTASNIVPEEVCIEGEVRSHAQDKLDRLTTEVEKAFYEVIGSWQDPEGYATGKPQVDISTTLDFPVMRLDRDDPVIRRISRAADIIGLKLEFRTAGGGSDANIFNGYGLQTAIVATGMTHVHSTDEQVDLEDMVELTRLVLALMRG, from the coding sequence ATGCCTGCCAGCATCAACCGCCAGCGACTGGCCAACACCTTTGTAACCCTCTGTGAAACCGACAGTCCCTCCCGCCGGGAAGGCCGGATGGCCGCCCTGCTCCGCGACATATTCACCCGCCTCGGAGCCGATGAAATCTTTGAAGACGACTCTGGAGCCGTTACCGGTTCGGAGTGCGGCAACCTGTTTGTCCGCTTCAGGGGAGAGACGGACCAGGAACCGATTTTTTTCAACTGCCACATGGATACGGTCGAACCCGGCACCGGGGTCAAGGTCGTGCGTCAGGGGAATATCTTCAGGAGCGAGGGGAAAACCATTCTCGGCAGCGACGACAAATCGGGCATCGCGGCCCTGATCGAGGCCGTGGAAACCGTCCGCGAGCACAACCTGCCCGTTGGCCCGCTGGAGCTGGTCTTCACCACCTGCGAGGAGATCGGCCTTCTGGGAGCCAAGGCCCTGAACCCGGACAATATCAGAGCCAGGATGGGATATGCCCTGGATTCCAGCGGTTTTGGCCGGGTTATCATCGGCGCTCCGGCCGCGAACCGTCTCCGGATCAGGCTTCGGGGAGTGGCCGCCCATGCCGGGCTGCACCCGGAAATGGGAATCAACGCCATCATCCTGGCGGCCAATGCTCTGGCCAAGGCTCCCTGCGGCCGGATTGACCGGGAGTCAACGGTCAATTTCGGCACCATCCGTGGCGGAACCGCCTCCAACATTGTCCCGGAGGAGGTCTGCATAGAAGGGGAAGTCCGCAGCCATGCCCAGGACAAGCTGGACCGGCTGACCACGGAAGTGGAAAAAGCGTTTTACGAGGTGATCGGTTCCTGGCAGGACCCGGAGGGGTACGCCACCGGCAAACCGCAGGTGGATATCAGCACCACCCTGGATTTCCCGGTCATGCGGCTTGACAGGGACGACCCGGTCATCAGAAGGATCTCCCGGGCAGCGGACATCATCGGCCTCAAGCTGGAATTCAGGACCGCCGGCGGCGGCAGCGACGCCAATATCTTCAACGGCTACGGCCTGCAGACCGCCATTGTCGCCACCGGCATGACCCATGTCCACTCCACCGACGAACAGGTGGACCTGGAGGACATGGTCGAGCTGACCCGGCTGGTGCTGGCGCTCATGCGCGGCTGA
- a CDS encoding ATP-binding protein produces the protein MTDTPARRHRFLYSLRTKLQVMTLVVVLLPMVVVTVAVVHVLKQHLDEDIARQLYSDVSAASLFYQKELGRVQDAVHSISLDNTVKTTFYLGIKGQLKKHLETLGAQYNLDFLLIVTPLGRLAVSPYPGREMGHDFYEHPVIAEAAFMSDYSATMLEENATLLHFLELKGRNVDNMPVLVMEAASPIVVRDKFVGIVFGGRMVSGNESFLEQVRTVAGCDRVELIAGNRVAGSSLDPDGRAGRWGFRFPERLDYEVASDAVFGTRIFSPLDMEEQIYAYHPLEMPEESLAALVCFRDVSHFQPLLTRMWRLMISIFFAALVLALVLTLVMSRFIATPLHRLTTAMRNVRKGGVFEPVPVRRDDEIGDLISGFNRMAGRLEQRIQDLHHEVLCRKEAEKELAAESERLRVTLESIADGVIATDTEGRVVIMNRVAEQLTGWGREEASGRPVNEVCPVVDELTGHVLGNPVARIMETGQQALTSGDLVLRASSGEEFLITESCAPLKDREGNIVGAVLVFRDVTQRRRMEEELTKAQKLESIGVLAGGIAHDFNNLLTAILGNISLAKLEVDPGEQQYRNLEDAELASLRARDLTQQLLTFSRGGAPVKCKLHLGKLIEEVAGFILRGSPVQPDLHLADNLWPVHADGGQINQVLSNLLINSMQAMPDGGTIRISACNYTVAEETSLPLRAGRYVQITVEDQGMGIPPEHLDRIFDPYFTTKEAGNGLGLAISYAIVNKHGGYILVDSVQGSGTIFYVYLPARLEEDRICSDGDRQGSPAEGSGRILVMDDEDMVRSVVRSILTALGYSVECVADGEEAVRVYREAMESGNRFDALLVDLTIPGGMGGEETIRILRQIDPEVKGIVSSGYSSHPIMSRYKTYGFAGVVVKPYQMGELGRVLREVLSRA, from the coding sequence ATGACTGATACTCCGGCCAGACGACACCGCTTTCTCTATTCCCTGCGGACAAAGCTCCAGGTGATGACCCTGGTGGTGGTGCTGCTGCCCATGGTGGTGGTGACCGTTGCCGTGGTCCATGTTCTCAAGCAGCACCTGGACGAAGACATAGCCCGGCAGCTCTATTCCGACGTCTCCGCCGCTAGCCTGTTTTACCAGAAGGAGCTGGGCCGGGTACAGGATGCCGTTCATTCCATATCTCTGGACAACACCGTCAAGACAACCTTTTATCTCGGAATCAAGGGGCAGCTCAAGAAACATCTCGAAACCCTGGGCGCCCAGTACAATCTGGATTTTCTCCTCATCGTCACCCCCCTTGGCCGGTTGGCGGTCTCCCCCTATCCCGGCCGGGAAATGGGACATGATTTCTACGAGCATCCGGTCATCGCCGAGGCCGCTTTCATGAGCGACTATTCGGCCACCATGCTGGAGGAAAATGCCACTCTGCTTCATTTCCTGGAACTCAAGGGCAGAAATGTCGACAACATGCCGGTCCTGGTAATGGAAGCGGCCAGTCCCATCGTGGTGCGGGACAAGTTTGTCGGCATTGTCTTCGGCGGCCGGATGGTGAGTGGTAACGAGTCGTTCCTGGAGCAGGTCCGCACCGTGGCCGGCTGTGACCGGGTGGAGCTGATCGCCGGCAACCGGGTGGCCGGATCAAGCCTGGACCCCGACGGCCGCGCGGGAAGGTGGGGATTCCGTTTTCCCGAGCGCCTTGACTATGAGGTGGCGAGCGACGCGGTGTTCGGGACCCGGATTTTCTCTCCCCTGGACATGGAAGAACAGATCTATGCCTATCATCCGCTGGAGATGCCGGAAGAGTCCCTGGCCGCCCTGGTCTGTTTCCGCGATGTGTCCCATTTTCAGCCCCTGCTCACCAGGATGTGGCGCCTGATGATATCCATCTTCTTCGCCGCTCTGGTTCTGGCCCTGGTCCTGACTCTGGTTATGTCCCGTTTCATTGCCACGCCGCTCCATCGGCTGACCACCGCCATGCGCAACGTACGTAAGGGCGGAGTCTTCGAGCCGGTTCCCGTGCGCCGCGATGATGAGATCGGTGATTTGATATCGGGTTTCAACCGCATGGCCGGACGTCTTGAACAGCGGATCCAGGATCTGCACCACGAGGTTCTCTGCCGGAAGGAGGCGGAAAAAGAGCTGGCAGCGGAATCGGAACGGCTGCGGGTCACCCTGGAATCCATAGCCGACGGGGTCATCGCCACCGACACCGAGGGCAGGGTGGTCATCATGAACCGGGTGGCGGAACAGCTGACCGGCTGGGGCCGGGAGGAGGCCTCGGGTCGGCCGGTGAACGAGGTCTGTCCCGTGGTCGATGAACTGACCGGCCATGTTCTGGGTAACCCGGTGGCCCGTATCATGGAGACCGGCCAGCAGGCTCTGACCAGCGGTGATCTTGTCCTGCGCGCAAGCTCCGGTGAAGAGTTCCTGATTACCGAAAGCTGCGCGCCGCTGAAAGACAGGGAGGGTAACATTGTCGGCGCGGTGCTGGTTTTTCGTGACGTTACCCAGCGTCGGAGGATGGAAGAGGAGCTGACCAAGGCCCAGAAACTGGAATCCATCGGGGTGCTTGCCGGTGGTATTGCCCATGACTTCAACAACCTGTTGACGGCGATCCTTGGCAATATTTCCCTGGCCAAACTGGAGGTCGATCCAGGCGAGCAGCAGTACCGCAACCTGGAAGATGCCGAGCTGGCCAGCCTGCGGGCCAGGGACCTGACGCAGCAGCTCCTGACGTTCTCCCGCGGCGGCGCACCGGTGAAATGCAAACTGCACCTGGGCAAACTGATCGAGGAGGTGGCCGGTTTTATTCTGCGCGGCTCGCCGGTGCAGCCGGATCTGCACCTGGCCGACAATCTCTGGCCTGTCCATGCCGACGGCGGCCAGATCAACCAGGTGCTGTCCAATCTGCTGATCAACTCCATGCAGGCCATGCCCGACGGCGGCACGATTCGTATTTCGGCCTGTAATTACACGGTGGCGGAGGAGACCTCCCTGCCCCTGCGGGCGGGACGGTATGTGCAGATCACCGTTGAAGACCAAGGCATGGGCATCCCGCCCGAGCACCTGGACCGGATCTTTGATCCCTACTTCACCACCAAGGAGGCAGGCAACGGCCTGGGGCTTGCCATCTCGTACGCCATTGTCAATAAGCATGGCGGCTATATCCTGGTGGATTCCGTCCAGGGCAGCGGTACCATCTTCTATGTGTACCTGCCCGCCCGCCTGGAAGAGGACCGGATTTGCAGCGATGGGGACAGGCAGGGTAGTCCGGCGGAGGGCAGTGGCCGGATCCTGGTCATGGATGATGAGGATATGGTCCGTTCCGTGGTGCGCTCCATCCTCACGGCCCTGGGCTACAGTGTGGAATGCGTGGCAGATGGAGAGGAGGCGGTGCGGGTGTACCGGGAGGCCATGGAGAGTGGCAACCGGTTCGATGCTCTGCTGGTGGATCTGACCATTCCGGGAGGTATGGGTGGGGAAGAGACCATCCGCATCCTGCGGCAGATAGATCCGGAGGTAAAGGGCATCGTTTCCAGTGGCTACTCCAGTCACCCGATCATGTCCAGGTACAAGACCTACGGTTTTGCCGGGGTGGTGGTCAAGCCGTATCAGATGGGTGAGCTGGGCCGGGTTCTGCGGGAGGTGCTCAGCCGCGCATGA
- a CDS encoding ABC transporter substrate-binding protein, producing MAVAAMPRLLVVHSYEPDQMTDLEQTRGLLSGLARQGYLEGESIDIQHFYMQTKKVFISPEQIEERGREALALIHDLKPDLVLTIDDNAARTVMLPLVDSDIPVVFAGMNGQVEDYDKIRHFMNSRARPGHNVTGVLEKLYISKSVRVMKEVLPELGKIVFIVDNTPTGEALQKQVELALGTDNGGLLYSIWKADNLARYRQFIHKINNDPEIQAYYPLVTRLVRADGSVVPLPEVTRWTLRKCRKPAMAFSYFMAQQGYFGGVSVDFLAMGRHTARKVAQILDGTPAGMLPIEDSSEYAIVFNVARARQLGITIPVEVLSAADAVYDSLGLRTELENPTIFIIQSYEKGTGCGAVLERGLVEALALAGMHVDRDVTVKRFFMDTRYSHTTPDLVHARGQAALQEIKATDPDVVVVLGDNAIAEVMLPLVGTDYPVLFGGMNMDIQRYNSRKHFMNTLQEPGFNVTGVTSEVFFDKIMEMVHVMLPEARKMVAIMPDTEPWLRDLGERMQRHAESCDSQCEFPGSFQLEQVSSLQEFQRLVLKYSADPSVDLLAVPTPVGLLREDGTVNPLADTLSWLFANQHKPGFTFAVDWVAYGYLMAVGMDLKGCGRQLGRQLIRVLSGSDPGEISIETPEEYYLAVNQARARQLGLQIPLEFLEAARKVFVTMTPGLAR from the coding sequence GTGGCTGTCGCAGCCATGCCCAGGCTGCTGGTGGTGCACAGTTATGAGCCGGACCAGATGACCGATCTGGAGCAGACAAGGGGATTGCTCTCCGGGCTTGCCCGGCAGGGGTATCTGGAGGGTGAATCCATTGATATCCAGCACTTCTACATGCAGACCAAGAAGGTCTTTATCTCTCCCGAGCAGATTGAGGAGCGCGGCCGCGAGGCCCTGGCCCTGATCCATGATCTCAAGCCGGACCTGGTTCTGACCATTGATGACAACGCCGCCCGGACCGTGATGCTCCCCCTGGTGGACAGTGATATCCCGGTGGTGTTTGCCGGCATGAACGGTCAGGTCGAGGACTATGACAAGATACGTCATTTCATGAACTCCCGGGCCCGGCCGGGCCATAATGTGACCGGGGTGCTGGAAAAACTCTACATCTCCAAGTCGGTCCGGGTGATGAAGGAGGTCCTGCCCGAGCTTGGCAAGATAGTGTTCATCGTCGACAACACGCCCACCGGCGAGGCCCTGCAGAAACAGGTGGAGCTTGCCCTCGGGACCGATAATGGCGGACTCCTCTACTCCATCTGGAAGGCGGACAACCTGGCCAGATACCGGCAGTTCATCCATAAAATCAACAACGATCCGGAAATCCAGGCCTATTATCCGCTGGTCACCCGGCTGGTCCGGGCCGACGGCAGTGTGGTTCCCCTGCCGGAGGTCACCCGCTGGACCCTGCGCAAGTGCCGCAAACCTGCCATGGCGTTCAGTTATTTCATGGCCCAGCAGGGGTATTTCGGCGGGGTGTCAGTGGATTTTCTGGCCATGGGCCGCCATACGGCCCGGAAAGTGGCCCAGATCCTGGATGGGACCCCGGCCGGGATGCTGCCGATTGAGGACTCCAGCGAGTATGCCATTGTCTTCAATGTGGCCCGGGCCCGGCAGCTGGGCATCACCATTCCGGTGGAGGTGCTCAGTGCCGCCGATGCGGTCTATGACTCCCTGGGGCTCCGGACGGAACTGGAGAATCCGACCATCTTTATCATTCAGAGCTATGAGAAGGGCACAGGGTGCGGTGCTGTCCTTGAGCGGGGACTGGTGGAGGCCTTGGCCTTGGCGGGGATGCATGTGGACAGGGATGTGACCGTCAAACGTTTTTTCATGGATACCCGCTACAGCCATACCACCCCGGACCTCGTTCATGCCCGCGGCCAGGCGGCCCTGCAGGAGATCAAGGCCACGGATCCGGATGTCGTCGTGGTCCTGGGGGACAATGCCATCGCCGAGGTGATGCTGCCGCTGGTCGGCACGGATTATCCGGTTCTGTTTGGCGGCATGAATATGGATATCCAGCGTTACAACAGTCGAAAACATTTCATGAACACGCTCCAGGAACCCGGTTTCAACGTCACCGGGGTAACCAGTGAGGTGTTTTTCGACAAGATCATGGAGATGGTCCATGTGATGCTGCCCGAGGCCAGAAAGATGGTGGCCATCATGCCCGATACCGAGCCGTGGCTGCGTGATCTGGGTGAGCGGATGCAGCGGCACGCCGAGTCCTGCGACAGCCAGTGCGAATTTCCGGGCTCCTTTCAGCTGGAGCAGGTATCCTCCCTGCAGGAGTTCCAGCGCCTGGTCCTGAAGTATTCCGCCGATCCGTCGGTGGATCTCCTGGCCGTGCCCACCCCGGTTGGGCTGCTGCGCGAGGACGGCACGGTCAACCCCCTGGCCGATACCCTGAGCTGGCTCTTTGCCAACCAGCACAAACCCGGCTTCACCTTTGCCGTGGACTGGGTGGCCTATGGCTATCTCATGGCTGTTGGTATGGATCTGAAGGGTTGTGGTCGGCAGCTGGGGCGCCAGCTGATCCGGGTACTTTCCGGTAGTGATCCCGGTGAAATCAGTATCGAGACGCCGGAAGAATACTATCTGGCTGTCAACCAGGCCCGGGCCCGGCAACTGGGCCTGCAGATTCCACTGGAATTTCTCGAGGCCGCCAGGAAGGTGTTTGTAACCATGACTCCAGGCCTTGCCAGGTAG
- the purF gene encoding amidophosphoribosyltransferase: protein MQQYIPDFNSWGKPKHECGICGIFGHEDAAKLTYFGLYALQHRGQESAGIVAGNGERIAIHKDMGLVPEVFSERILQRLSGHLAVGHVRYSTTGESNIINTQPFMVTHKGEPLVVAHNGNLVNSIDLRRHLEAKGSIFQTTMDSEIVLHLLARTMEMGIERAIKESFACIRGAYSLLLMTRDTMIAVRDPNGFRPLCLGRLDNGGWVVASETCALDLIEARYERDIEPGEVVVIDKDGPRSIFPWPPHRKSFCIFEHVYFARPDSDVFGINVYQTRKRMGEILAREAKIEADFVMPFPDSGNYAAIGYSQASGIPLEMGMIRNHYVGRTFIQPTQSMRDFSVRVKLNPVRHLLKDKRVIIVEDSIIRGTTGRSRIRSLRNVGAREIHMLVSCPPTAHACYYGIDFPSSSELIAATHSIEGIRDYLGLDSLSYLSLDGMVEATGLDRNSFCLACFDGKYPISPDKSFNKDALGGCGC, encoded by the coding sequence ATGCAACAGTATATTCCTGATTTCAACAGCTGGGGCAAGCCCAAGCACGAATGTGGTATCTGCGGTATTTTCGGCCACGAGGACGCGGCCAAGCTGACATATTTCGGCCTCTATGCTCTCCAGCACCGCGGCCAGGAAAGCGCCGGTATTGTCGCCGGCAATGGCGAGCGGATCGCCATCCACAAGGATATGGGACTGGTGCCCGAAGTCTTCAGTGAACGGATACTGCAGCGGTTGTCCGGTCACCTGGCGGTTGGCCATGTCCGCTACTCCACCACCGGCGAATCCAACATCATCAACACCCAGCCTTTCATGGTCACCCACAAGGGCGAGCCCCTGGTGGTGGCCCATAACGGCAACCTGGTCAACTCCATTGACCTGCGCCGGCATCTCGAGGCCAAGGGATCTATTTTTCAGACCACCATGGACTCGGAAATCGTCCTTCACCTCCTGGCCCGGACCATGGAAATGGGGATCGAACGGGCCATCAAGGAGTCGTTTGCCTGCATCAGAGGCGCCTACTCGCTGCTGCTCATGACCAGGGACACCATGATCGCGGTCCGCGATCCCAACGGCTTCCGGCCCCTGTGCCTGGGGCGGCTGGACAACGGCGGCTGGGTGGTGGCCTCGGAGACCTGCGCCCTGGACCTGATCGAGGCACGCTACGAACGGGATATCGAACCGGGCGAGGTGGTCGTTATCGATAAGGACGGCCCGCGGTCCATCTTCCCCTGGCCGCCGCATCGCAAGAGTTTCTGCATCTTTGAACATGTCTACTTTGCCCGGCCAGACTCGGACGTGTTTGGTATCAATGTCTATCAAACCCGGAAACGAATGGGTGAAATCCTGGCCAGGGAGGCGAAAATCGAGGCCGACTTCGTCATGCCCTTTCCGGACTCCGGCAACTACGCAGCCATCGGCTACTCCCAGGCATCAGGCATTCCGCTGGAAATGGGCATGATCCGCAACCATTACGTCGGCCGGACCTTTATCCAGCCCACCCAGTCCATGCGGGACTTCTCGGTCCGGGTCAAACTCAACCCGGTCCGTCATCTGCTCAAGGACAAACGGGTCATCATCGTCGAGGACTCGATCATCCGTGGCACCACCGGCCGCAGCCGGATCCGTTCCCTGCGCAACGTTGGAGCCCGGGAAATCCACATGCTGGTCTCCTGCCCGCCCACAGCGCACGCCTGCTATTACGGCATCGACTTCCCCTCCAGCTCCGAGCTCATTGCCGCCACCCATTCCATTGAGGGTATCCGGGATTACCTTGGCCTGGACTCGCTGAGCTACCTCAGCCTGGATGGCATGGTGGAGGCCACTGGCTTGGACCGGAACTCCTTCTGCCTGGCCTGCTTTGATGGAAAATACCCCATCAGCCCGGACAAAAGTTTCAACAAGGACGCGCTTGGCGGTTGTGGCTGCTGA